A segment of the Synechococcus sp. MEDNS5 genome:
CTTGTCAAGAATCCGCTCATTGGCATCGGTGCTGCTGAGGTCCCAGAGTCGGCAGGTATCGGGACTGATCTCATCGGCAACGAGCAGCTCGCCGGCCTGATTCAGACCCAGCTCCAGCTTGAAATCCACCAGCTGCAACCCCAGGTCCCTGAAGAACGGCTCCAGCACAACATTCACCTGGCGAGCCAGAGTCTCCATGCGCTGGCGCAACTCGGCACTCACCACGCCAAGCAGGGCGATCCGGGCATCCGTCAGCAGCGGATCACCAAGCGCATCATCCTTGTAATAGAGATCGAGCAGGGCCGGATCGAGGGCTGTGCCCTGGGGGATCGGGGTTTCTCTGCAGAGCGAACCGGTGGCCGTGTTGCGCAGCACCACCTCGATCGGAATCACCTCCACCCGCTGAACAACCATCCAGGTGGCATCCGAAACACCCATGTAATGGGTGGGAATCCCATGGCGCTCGAGCAACTCGAACAGGCAGGCAGAGATCTGGCAGTTCAAACGCCCCTTGTGCTCCAAC
Coding sequences within it:
- the purC gene encoding phosphoribosylaminoimidazolesuccinocarboxamide synthase, encoding MTLSHGELLYEGKAKRIYAGGDAQQVLVEFKNDATAFNAQKKAQLEHKGRLNCQISACLFELLERHGIPTHYMGVSDATWMVVQRVEVIPIEVVLRNTATGSLCRETPIPQGTALDPALLDLYYKDDALGDPLLTDARIALLGVVSAELRQRMETLARQVNVVLEPFFRDLGLQLVDFKLELGLNQAGELLVADEISPDTCRLWDLSSTDANERILDKDRFRKDLGGVIEAYGEVCKRVQGACPQPRIYG